One segment of Calditrichota bacterium DNA contains the following:
- a CDS encoding cold-shock protein has translation MEQGVVKWFNEAKGYGFITRDSGGDVFVHYRQIEGEGFRKLSEGQRVQFDIMETPKGLQATNVSVI, from the coding sequence ATGGAACAGGGAGTGGTAAAGTGGTTCAATGAGGCCAAGGGGTACGGGTTCATCACCCGCGATTCGGGTGGCGATGTGTTCGTACATTACCGCCAGATCGAGGGCGAAGGATTTCGCAAGCTGAGCGAAGGCCAGCGCGTGCAATTCGACATCATGGAGACCCCGAAGGGCCTGCAGGCCACGAACGTCTCGGTCATCTGA